From Lycorma delicatula isolate Av1 chromosome 13, ASM4794821v1, whole genome shotgun sequence, a single genomic window includes:
- the LOC142333820 gene encoding uncharacterized protein LOC142333820 isoform X1, translating to MNIKQEPESEVKEEINYYTEMANKENLLQINRPKIEMDMVPTTKHEENPSEEDVTEKIDNNEMMSSPMNIITDIDSNDSQNEQYSNTTAVVNNNDINNHNIISDTTLEDVLICKICNKKFDIKVEYDKHIEIKPENICKVCGKGFCDFFLLKIHFKIHIYENKLLRNNNSVSDITSSTKVNCTVCNKEFNDIYGLNKHMKIHVGDKPFVCGVCGKCFTQSSQLKPHMRTHTKEKPYKCTVCNKHFTFSSYLTTHMRYHLNEKLFKCNDCTKDFNTLADLKKHVKLIHESPKIYKCRQCSEQFEEITVYKTHVAMHKLCKKSTYKCNECDKIFKTSSSLNRHIGMHQGKKIQCKECNKEFSFSSVLSRHMLIHSGVKPYKCSVCNKGFIQSHALKTHMLIHTGDKPHKCDECSKQFNTSSSLQQHIRLHRGVKPFKCNECQKLFNTSSHLKIHQYTHTNQKPYQCSICNKQFCDSSSLKRHILRFHPKGVEEYRLEMRNSDAQ from the exons atgaacattaagcaGGAACCTGAATCAGAAGTTAAAGAG GAGATAAATTATTACACTGAGATGGcaaataaggaaaatttattacaaattaatcgGCCTAAAATCGAGATGGATATGGTGCCTACAACTAAACATGAAGAG aatccATCAGAAGAAGATGTTACAGAAAAGATAGATAACAATGAAATGATGTCATCACCTATGAATATTATTACAGATATCGACAGTAATGACAGCCAAAATGAACAGTATAGTAATACAACAgcagttgtaaataataatgatatcaataatcataatataataagCGATACAACATTGGAAGATgtgttaatatgtaaaatatgtaataaaaaatttgatataaaagtagaatatgataaacatatagaaataaaaccagaaaatatatgtaaagtaTGTGGAAAAGGCttttgtgatttctttttattaaaaatacattttaaaatacatatttatgaaaataaattattacgtaataataattcagttagcGATATTACATCATCGACAAAAGTTAACTGTACGgtttgtaataaagaatttaacgatatttatggtttaaataaacatatgaaaatacaTGTCGGTGATAAACCATTTGTTTGCGGTGTATGCGGTAAATGTTTTACACAGTCGAGTCAGTTAAAGCCACATATGAGAACTCATACGAAGGAAAAACCATACAAATGTACtgtttgtaataaacattttacattttcaagTTATCTAACGACACATATGCGttatcatttaaatgaaaaattatttaaatgtaacgattgtacaaaagattttaatacgttagcagatttaaaaaaacatgtaaaattaatacatgaatcgccaaaaatatataaatgtcgtCAGTGTTCAGAACAATTTGAAGAAATAACTGTATATAAAACACACGTAGCGAtgcataaattatgtaaaaaatcgacgtataaatgtaatgaatgcgataaaatttttaaaacatcttctTCTTTAAATCGTCATATCGGTATGCATCaaggtaaaaaaatacaatgtaaagaATGTAATAAAGAGTTTAGTTTTTCATCCGTGTTAAGTCGACATATGTTAATACATTCCGGTGTAAAACCGTACAAATGTTCAGTATGTAACAAAGGTTTTATACAATCGCACGCGTTAAAAACTCATATGTTAATTCATACAGGCGATAAACCGCATAAATGTGATGAGTGCAGTAAGCAGTTTAACACTTCATCATCATTACAACAACATATAAGATTACATAGAGGCGTTAAAccttttaaatgtaatgaatgtcaaaaattatttaatacttcatcGCATTTGAAAATCCATCAATATACTCATACAAATCAAAAACCGTATCAGTGTTCtatttgtaataaacaattttgtgaTTCAAGTTCATTAAAACGtcatattttacgatttcatccAAAAG GTGTCGAGGAGTATCGTTTAGAAATGAGAAATTCAGATGCACAGTGA
- the LOC142333820 gene encoding uncharacterized protein LOC142333820 isoform X2 — protein sequence MNIKQEPESEVKEEINYYTEMANKENLLQINRPKIEMDMVPTTKHEENPSEEDVTEKIDNNEMMSSPMNIITDIDSNDSQNEQYSNTTAVVNNNDINNHNIISDTTLEDVLICKICNKKFDIKVEYDKHIEIKPENICKVCGKGFCDFFLLKIHFKIHIYENKLLRNNNSVSDITSSTKVNCTVCNKEFNDIYGLNKHMKIHVGDKPFVCGVCGKCFTQSSQLKPHMRTHTKEKPYKCTVCNKHFTFSSYLTTHMRYHLNEKLFKCNDCTKDFNTLADLKKHVKLIHESPKIYKCRQCSEQFEEITVYKTHVAMHKLCKKSTYKCNECDKIFKTSSSLNRHIGMHQGKKIQCKECNKEFSFSSVLSRHMLIHSGVKPYKCSVCNKGFIQSHALKTHMLIHTGDKPHKCDECSKQFNTSSSLQQHIRLHRGVKPFKCNECQKLFNTSSHLKIHQYTHTNQKPYQCSICNKQFCDSSSLKRHILRFHPKVA from the exons atgaacattaagcaGGAACCTGAATCAGAAGTTAAAGAG GAGATAAATTATTACACTGAGATGGcaaataaggaaaatttattacaaattaatcgGCCTAAAATCGAGATGGATATGGTGCCTACAACTAAACATGAAGAG aatccATCAGAAGAAGATGTTACAGAAAAGATAGATAACAATGAAATGATGTCATCACCTATGAATATTATTACAGATATCGACAGTAATGACAGCCAAAATGAACAGTATAGTAATACAACAgcagttgtaaataataatgatatcaataatcataatataataagCGATACAACATTGGAAGATgtgttaatatgtaaaatatgtaataaaaaatttgatataaaagtagaatatgataaacatatagaaataaaaccagaaaatatatgtaaagtaTGTGGAAAAGGCttttgtgatttctttttattaaaaatacattttaaaatacatatttatgaaaataaattattacgtaataataattcagttagcGATATTACATCATCGACAAAAGTTAACTGTACGgtttgtaataaagaatttaacgatatttatggtttaaataaacatatgaaaatacaTGTCGGTGATAAACCATTTGTTTGCGGTGTATGCGGTAAATGTTTTACACAGTCGAGTCAGTTAAAGCCACATATGAGAACTCATACGAAGGAAAAACCATACAAATGTACtgtttgtaataaacattttacattttcaagTTATCTAACGACACATATGCGttatcatttaaatgaaaaattatttaaatgtaacgattgtacaaaagattttaatacgttagcagatttaaaaaaacatgtaaaattaatacatgaatcgccaaaaatatataaatgtcgtCAGTGTTCAGAACAATTTGAAGAAATAACTGTATATAAAACACACGTAGCGAtgcataaattatgtaaaaaatcgacgtataaatgtaatgaatgcgataaaatttttaaaacatcttctTCTTTAAATCGTCATATCGGTATGCATCaaggtaaaaaaatacaatgtaaagaATGTAATAAAGAGTTTAGTTTTTCATCCGTGTTAAGTCGACATATGTTAATACATTCCGGTGTAAAACCGTACAAATGTTCAGTATGTAACAAAGGTTTTATACAATCGCACGCGTTAAAAACTCATATGTTAATTCATACAGGCGATAAACCGCATAAATGTGATGAGTGCAGTAAGCAGTTTAACACTTCATCATCATTACAACAACATATAAGATTACATAGAGGCGTTAAAccttttaaatgtaatgaatgtcaaaaattatttaatacttcatcGCATTTGAAAATCCATCAATATACTCATACAAATCAAAAACCGTATCAGTGTTCtatttgtaataaacaattttgtgaTTCAAGTTCATTAAAACGtcatattttacgatttcatccAAAAG TTGCCTAG